In Synechococcus sp. CB0101, a genomic segment contains:
- a CDS encoding glycosyltransferase family 2 protein, whose product MTLLLNFPWLPVVLVGLAGAACLGLLILLAGLQRVFAVAPRLLELPADQQPVEQSLTVVVPAYNEATNIEACVSHVLASEMPCSSWQLLVVDDDSSDATGALAAAAAAASGCPPERFRLLQAGPRPGDQRWVGKNWACTQAAEQTQSDWLLFIDADVRLQPDALRRALLQALHDQADLLSLAPRLGCTCLAEWMVQPIMASLLGLGFPIQAANDPSSPVAFAAGPFMLFRRPVYEQIGGHRALAAEVVEDLALARRIKTQGYRLRYLLGLDVAELNMYANFAALWEGWSKNWFLGLDSSVPKALSAAGVVVLMFSGPWLLLGAGLLLSWWMPWQRSWWLVLLLLAGCGVLLQLALRVWSRRQFQVPLHLWWLMGAGGLLVGAIGPTSVWRTLTGRGWTWKGRQLS is encoded by the coding sequence GTGACGCTGTTACTGAACTTTCCTTGGCTGCCGGTTGTGCTGGTCGGCTTGGCCGGTGCCGCCTGCCTCGGGCTGCTGATCCTGTTGGCGGGTCTTCAGCGCGTCTTCGCTGTGGCGCCGCGTTTGCTGGAGCTGCCAGCGGATCAGCAACCGGTTGAGCAGTCGCTCACGGTTGTGGTTCCGGCCTACAACGAGGCCACCAATATCGAAGCCTGCGTCAGCCATGTGCTGGCCAGTGAAATGCCGTGCAGCTCCTGGCAGTTGCTGGTTGTTGACGACGATTCCAGCGATGCCACAGGCGCCCTGGCGGCAGCGGCGGCAGCTGCCAGTGGCTGCCCGCCGGAGCGATTTCGTTTGCTGCAGGCGGGCCCCAGACCAGGCGATCAACGTTGGGTGGGCAAGAACTGGGCTTGTACTCAAGCCGCCGAGCAGACCCAGAGCGATTGGTTGCTGTTCATCGACGCCGATGTGCGCCTGCAGCCGGATGCCTTGCGGCGCGCCCTGCTGCAGGCCCTGCACGATCAGGCCGATCTGCTCAGCCTGGCGCCGCGCCTGGGATGCACATGCCTGGCGGAATGGATGGTGCAGCCGATCATGGCCAGTTTGCTGGGCCTGGGTTTTCCGATTCAGGCAGCCAATGATCCTTCGAGCCCTGTGGCCTTTGCCGCCGGGCCTTTCATGCTGTTTCGCCGCCCTGTGTACGAGCAGATCGGCGGCCATCGCGCCTTGGCCGCTGAAGTGGTGGAGGATCTTGCCCTGGCTCGCCGGATCAAAACTCAGGGGTATCGGCTGCGCTACTTGCTGGGGCTTGATGTGGCGGAGCTCAACATGTATGCCAACTTCGCCGCGCTTTGGGAGGGCTGGAGCAAGAACTGGTTCCTGGGCCTGGATTCCAGCGTTCCCAAAGCCTTATCTGCCGCTGGGGTGGTGGTGTTGATGTTCAGCGGACCGTGGTTGTTGCTGGGTGCCGGCTTGTTGCTGAGTTGGTGGATGCCATGGCAACGCAGCTGGTGGCTGGTGCTGTTGCTACTGGCGGGATGTGGCGTGTTGCTGCAATTGGCTCTGCGTGTCTGGAGCCGGCGCCAATTCCAGGTGCCGCTGCACCTCTGGTGGTTGATGGGGGCCGGAGGCCTCCTGGTGGGTGCCATTGGCCCAACATCGGTGTGGCGCACCCTCACAGGTCGCGGATGGACCTGGAAGGGACGCCAGCTCTCTTGA
- a CDS encoding metal ABC transporter permease, whose translation MTWLLEPLSHAFMVKALLVSALVGGVCGLLSCYMTLKGWALMGDAVSHAVMPGVVVAYALGLPFSLGAFVFGVGSVAAIGFVKQKSRIKEDTVIGLVFTGFFALGLVLVSKVRSNIDLTHILFGNVLGISSSDIQQTLLISALVVGLLLVFRRDLLLFCFDPTHARSIGINTGVLHYMLLSVLSLTAVAGLQTVGVILVVAMLVTPGATAYLLTDRFDRMTLLAIASSVLSSLIGVYVSYWSDSSTAGCIVLVQTALFLLAFLLAPRYGILSSQRSQTL comes from the coding sequence ATGACCTGGCTGCTCGAACCCCTCAGCCATGCCTTCATGGTGAAAGCGCTGTTGGTGAGCGCTTTGGTGGGCGGCGTGTGTGGCTTGCTCTCCTGCTACATGACCCTCAAAGGCTGGGCACTGATGGGCGATGCCGTGTCCCACGCGGTGATGCCCGGTGTGGTGGTGGCCTATGCCCTCGGCCTGCCGTTTTCCCTCGGGGCTTTTGTGTTTGGTGTGGGCTCGGTGGCAGCGATTGGTTTTGTCAAACAGAAGTCGCGCATCAAGGAAGACACGGTGATTGGCCTGGTGTTCACCGGCTTCTTTGCCCTGGGCCTGGTGTTGGTGTCGAAGGTGCGCAGCAACATTGATCTCACCCACATTCTGTTTGGCAACGTGCTGGGTATTTCCAGCTCAGATATTCAGCAGACCCTCCTGATCTCAGCGCTGGTGGTGGGTTTGCTGCTGGTGTTTCGCCGCGATCTGTTGCTGTTTTGCTTCGACCCCACCCACGCCCGTTCCATTGGCATCAACACGGGGGTGCTGCATTACATGCTGCTCTCGGTGCTTTCGCTTACGGCCGTGGCGGGCTTGCAAACCGTGGGGGTGATTCTGGTGGTGGCGATGCTGGTTACCCCCGGAGCCACGGCCTATCTGCTCACCGATCGCTTTGATCGGATGACCCTCTTGGCGATCGCAAGCAGCGTGCTCTCTAGCTTGATCGGTGTCTACGTGAGCTACTGGAGCGATAGCTCCACGGCCGGTTGCATTGTCTTGGTGCAGACCGCTCTCTTCCTGTTGGCTTTCTTGTTGGCACCGCGTTACGGCATCCTGAGCTCCCAGCGTTCCCAGACCCTCTAG
- a CDS encoding metal ABC transporter ATP-binding protein: protein MSVRYAPMAAPRIEVEQLCVDYNGTVALYDADLSLPAGCICGLVGMNGAGKSTLFKALTGFVRPSHGRIRINGQPVLAAQRDQAVAYVPQSEGIDCNFPISVWDVVMMGRYGSMNVLRWPRQSDRVAVRDALQRVDLLDLAQRPIGALSGGQRKRAFLARAIAQRASVLLLDEPFNGVDVRTEQLMAQLFLQFRQEGRTILISTHDLGHIRDFCDLVVLINRTVLAYGETSAVFTPENLARTFGGMVPKP, encoded by the coding sequence ATGAGCGTGCGATACGCCCCCATGGCCGCTCCGCGGATTGAGGTGGAGCAGCTGTGCGTGGATTACAACGGCACTGTGGCGCTCTACGACGCCGATCTCAGCCTTCCCGCCGGCTGCATCTGCGGGTTGGTGGGGATGAATGGAGCGGGCAAATCCACTCTGTTCAAGGCGCTGACGGGGTTTGTGCGCCCCTCCCATGGGCGCATTCGCATCAATGGCCAGCCCGTGCTGGCGGCCCAGCGCGATCAGGCGGTGGCCTACGTGCCGCAGAGCGAAGGGATCGATTGCAACTTCCCGATCTCCGTCTGGGATGTGGTGATGATGGGCCGCTATGGCTCGATGAACGTGCTGCGCTGGCCGCGTCAGTCGGATCGGGTGGCTGTACGCGATGCGCTGCAGCGGGTGGATCTGCTCGATCTGGCGCAGCGGCCGATCGGCGCCCTCTCTGGTGGCCAGCGCAAGCGAGCGTTTCTGGCCCGGGCCATTGCTCAACGCGCCTCGGTGTTGTTGCTGGATGAACCCTTCAATGGCGTGGATGTGCGTACGGAGCAACTCATGGCTCAGCTGTTCCTGCAGTTCCGCCAGGAAGGTCGCACGATCTTGATCTCCACCCATGACCTGGGCCACATCCGCGATTTCTGCGATCTGGTGGTGCTGATCAACCGCACCGTGCTGGCCTACGGCGAAACCAGCGCGGTGTTCACCCCTGAGAACCTGGCGCGTACCTTCGGTGGGATGGTGCCCAAGCCATGA
- the menB gene encoding 1,4-dihydroxy-2-naphthoyl-CoA synthase, whose product MAATPSAELAIAWQPQGSYSDILFDLSAEGIARITINRPHKRNAFRPQTVTELFDAFSRVRDNPRIGVVLFTGAGPAADGGYAFCAGGDQSVRGDGGYVGDDGLPRLNVLDLQRLIRSLPKVVIALVAGYAIGGGQVLHLLCDLSLAAENAVFGQTGPKVGSFDGGFGAGYLARLVGQRKAREIWFLCRQYGAAEALEMGLVNAVVPLEQLEAEGVRWGREVLQHSPTAIRCLKAAFNAETDGMAGIQELAGQATHLFYRTEEGQEGRNAFLEKRAPDFSESPWLP is encoded by the coding sequence ATGGCGGCAACACCCTCAGCTGAGCTGGCAATCGCTTGGCAGCCGCAAGGCTCCTACAGCGACATCCTGTTCGACCTCAGCGCCGAGGGCATCGCCCGCATCACGATCAACCGCCCCCACAAGCGCAACGCCTTCCGTCCGCAGACGGTGACGGAGTTGTTTGATGCGTTTTCGCGGGTGCGCGACAACCCCCGCATCGGTGTGGTGCTGTTCACCGGCGCCGGTCCCGCCGCCGATGGCGGCTATGCCTTCTGCGCTGGCGGCGACCAGAGCGTGCGGGGTGATGGCGGCTATGTGGGCGACGACGGGCTGCCCCGCCTGAACGTGCTCGACCTGCAGCGTTTGATCCGCAGCCTGCCCAAGGTGGTGATCGCCTTGGTGGCGGGCTACGCCATCGGTGGCGGCCAGGTGCTGCATCTGCTTTGTGATCTGAGCCTGGCGGCCGAGAACGCCGTCTTCGGCCAGACCGGTCCGAAGGTGGGCAGCTTTGACGGCGGTTTTGGGGCCGGCTACCTCGCCCGGCTGGTGGGGCAGCGCAAAGCCCGTGAGATCTGGTTTCTCTGCCGTCAGTACGGCGCTGCAGAAGCGCTGGAGATGGGTCTGGTGAATGCCGTGGTGCCGCTGGAGCAGCTGGAAGCCGAAGGCGTGCGCTGGGGCCGGGAGGTGTTGCAGCACAGTCCCACAGCAATCCGCTGCCTCAAGGCCGCCTTCAATGCCGAAACCGATGGCATGGCCGGCATCCAGGAGCTGGCGGGCCAGGCCACCCATCTCTTCTATCGAACAGAGGAGGGGCAAGAGGGCCGCAACGCGTTCCTCGAGAAGCGGGCACCGGATTTTTCCGAGTCCCCATGGCTGCCTTAG
- the menD gene encoding 2-succinyl-5-enolpyruvyl-6-hydroxy-3-cyclohexene-1-carboxylic-acid synthase yields the protein MPAPSAHRCSAGDNLRAALALLEALQRLGLRRLVLCPGSRSAPLAVAAGLLETSGLALIPAVDERSAAFLALGLGRADGVPAAVVTTSGSAVANLLPAVVEADHGAVPLLLLTADRPARLKGCGANQTVNQEAFLAPCCRWIGAGDPRGLAAMPAEGLSALAERAWGAALAAPVGPVHLNLPFEEPLHASAEQIEAEWARRTSSSPALAVNAQPAARPLNPVDSAADLLDPDQPGAVVVGPWRAPAAQLEPFAEALVRWQRRSGWPVLADGLSGLRGWPGLQLVHGYDLLLGEGHALPAAPQLLRLGSMPASRRLQQWIAASDGPQLLITEGDPRNLDASGTARQQLACGLAAWLAAGMPDGQPSEASQVWAAALMAADQQLQQQLDQRWLSADPQALSREPALARALSRLLPAGEPLMLASSSPVRDWESFAAADAPQRPVFGFRGASGIDGTLSMAAGLAMSHGRTTLLSGDLALLHDANGWLWREAMAAAKARLTVVLVDNAGGGIFEQLPIRTGPQLDFERLFAMPQQLDHTALAAGYGIPARAVVSLDQLADGLSWAAQHPMALLHVRTDRQADAALRRQCRRTMASIHKGPDGGNTLS from the coding sequence GTGCCCGCTCCTTCAGCCCACCGTTGCAGCGCCGGCGACAACCTCCGGGCCGCCCTGGCTCTGCTGGAGGCGCTGCAGCGTCTTGGCTTGCGCCGGTTGGTGCTCTGCCCGGGTAGCCGCTCGGCCCCTCTGGCGGTGGCCGCCGGGCTTCTCGAGACGAGCGGTTTGGCACTGATCCCTGCGGTGGATGAGCGCTCTGCGGCGTTTTTGGCCTTGGGGCTCGGGCGGGCCGATGGGGTGCCGGCTGCGGTGGTCACCACCTCCGGCAGTGCGGTGGCCAACCTCCTGCCCGCTGTGGTGGAGGCCGATCACGGCGCGGTGCCGCTGTTGCTGCTCACAGCGGATCGCCCCGCCCGCTTGAAGGGCTGTGGTGCCAATCAAACGGTGAATCAGGAGGCGTTCCTGGCTCCGTGCTGCCGCTGGATAGGAGCTGGTGATCCCCGGGGGTTGGCGGCGATGCCGGCGGAGGGCCTCAGTGCGTTGGCCGAGCGGGCCTGGGGTGCTGCCCTGGCTGCACCGGTGGGACCTGTGCATCTCAACCTTCCGTTTGAAGAGCCGCTGCACGCCTCGGCAGAGCAGATCGAGGCGGAGTGGGCACGCCGCACCAGCAGCAGCCCAGCCCTTGCTGTGAACGCACAGCCCGCGGCTCGGCCGCTGAACCCAGTGGATTCAGCTGCTGATCTGTTGGATCCCGATCAGCCTGGAGCGGTGGTGGTGGGGCCCTGGCGGGCGCCCGCGGCTCAGCTCGAGCCCTTTGCCGAGGCGCTCGTGCGTTGGCAGCGCCGCAGTGGTTGGCCGGTGTTGGCTGATGGACTGTCGGGCCTGCGCGGCTGGCCCGGGCTGCAGCTGGTGCACGGCTACGACCTGCTCCTGGGCGAAGGCCATGCCTTGCCGGCGGCTCCGCAACTGCTGCGGCTCGGGTCGATGCCCGCCAGCCGCCGCCTGCAGCAGTGGATCGCCGCCAGTGACGGCCCCCAACTGCTGATCACGGAGGGCGATCCGCGCAACCTCGATGCCAGCGGCACGGCCCGCCAGCAGCTGGCCTGTGGCTTGGCCGCCTGGCTCGCTGCTGGCATGCCCGATGGTCAGCCGAGCGAAGCCAGCCAGGTGTGGGCGGCGGCGTTGATGGCGGCGGATCAGCAGTTGCAACAGCAGCTAGATCAGCGCTGGCTCTCTGCTGATCCGCAGGCCCTGAGCCGTGAACCCGCCTTGGCCCGTGCCCTCAGCCGCCTGCTGCCGGCTGGTGAACCGCTGATGCTGGCCAGCAGCAGCCCCGTGCGCGATTGGGAGAGCTTTGCAGCGGCCGATGCACCCCAGCGGCCGGTGTTCGGGTTCCGCGGCGCCTCCGGGATTGATGGCACCCTCTCGATGGCGGCCGGTCTGGCGATGAGCCATGGCCGCACCACCTTGCTCAGTGGTGATTTGGCGTTGCTCCACGACGCCAACGGCTGGCTGTGGCGTGAGGCGATGGCTGCTGCCAAGGCTCGGCTCACCGTCGTGTTGGTCGATAACGCCGGGGGGGGCATCTTTGAGCAGTTGCCGATCCGCACCGGCCCGCAGCTGGATTTCGAGCGGCTGTTCGCGATGCCGCAGCAGCTCGATCACACCGCCCTGGCCGCCGGTTATGGCATTCCCGCCCGCGCCGTCGTCAGCCTTGATCAGTTGGCGGATGGCCTGAGCTGGGCAGCCCAGCACCCCATGGCTCTGCTTCATGTGCGCACCGACCGGCAGGCCGATGCAGCGCTGCGCCGGCAGTGCCGCCGCACAATGGCTTCCATCCACAAGGGGCCTGATGGCGGCAACACCCTCAGCTGA
- a CDS encoding alpha/beta family hydrolase, which translates to MPDPSPLDAPCLLDGPDAAPATLLLAHGAGAPMDSPFMNTIATGLAERGWRVLRFEFPYMAQARRSGQRRAPDRQPVLLQSWRDQVAQASAEGPLFMGGKSMGGRMASLLLDELAATDSVLGCLCLGYPFHPPGKPEALRIEHLQTLRHPCLVLQGERDTFGRRTEVEAYTLSAAVQVQWIPDGDHSFKPTKRSGLNESDNLQQAIAAADQFMAWCCRDRSGG; encoded by the coding sequence ATGCCAGACCCTTCTCCGCTCGACGCTCCCTGCCTGCTGGATGGGCCTGATGCAGCTCCCGCCACGCTGCTGCTGGCCCATGGCGCCGGAGCGCCAATGGATAGCCCTTTCATGAACACCATCGCCACCGGCCTGGCCGAGCGGGGCTGGCGGGTGTTGCGTTTTGAGTTTCCCTATATGGCCCAGGCGCGCCGATCAGGCCAGCGACGCGCTCCGGATCGGCAACCCGTTCTGCTGCAGAGCTGGCGCGATCAGGTCGCTCAAGCCTCCGCTGAGGGGCCGCTGTTCATGGGTGGTAAATCCATGGGAGGACGCATGGCCAGCCTCTTGCTCGACGAGCTGGCCGCGACGGATTCAGTGCTGGGTTGCCTCTGCTTGGGGTATCCCTTTCATCCCCCAGGCAAGCCAGAGGCCCTGAGGATCGAGCACCTGCAGACCCTGAGGCATCCCTGCCTCGTGTTGCAAGGGGAGCGCGACACCTTTGGGCGTCGCACGGAAGTGGAGGCTTACACCCTGAGTGCGGCAGTGCAGGTGCAGTGGATTCCCGACGGGGACCACAGCTTCAAACCCACCAAGCGATCTGGTCTGAACGAGAGCGACAACCTGCAGCAGGCCATCGCTGCCGCCGATCAGTTCATGGCTTGGTGTTGTCGAGATCGCTCGGGCGGCTGA
- a CDS encoding SDR family oxidoreductase → MSRTIAVSGASGKTGWRIAEELLRAGDQPRLLLQEHSVVPEPLRACQLHRLQLSDPNALDAALEGCDGLVIATGARPSVDLTGPMRVDAWGVQHQVESCRRLGIRRVVLVSSLCAGRWRHPLNLFGLILVWKRVGERSLERSGLDWTVIRPGGLSERETDLEHEGIRYSTADQQDSASIPRRLVARCCVEALATPASIGQIIEVTSSAELAPISLAKALEAFPQVA, encoded by the coding sequence ATGTCTCGCACGATTGCCGTGAGCGGCGCCTCGGGCAAAACCGGATGGCGGATCGCCGAGGAGCTGCTGCGAGCTGGGGATCAACCGAGGCTGCTGCTGCAGGAACACTCTGTGGTGCCCGAGCCACTGCGGGCGTGTCAGCTGCATCGCTTGCAGTTGAGCGACCCAAACGCCCTCGATGCAGCCCTCGAGGGCTGCGACGGCTTGGTGATCGCCACAGGGGCACGGCCTTCGGTGGATCTCACAGGCCCGATGCGCGTGGATGCCTGGGGTGTGCAGCATCAAGTGGAGAGCTGCCGGCGTCTGGGCATCCGGCGAGTCGTACTGGTGAGCTCCCTGTGCGCCGGGCGCTGGCGCCATCCCCTGAACCTGTTCGGCTTGATCCTGGTGTGGAAGCGGGTGGGGGAGCGGAGCCTGGAACGCAGCGGGCTGGATTGGACCGTGATCCGCCCCGGCGGGCTCTCCGAACGGGAAACGGATCTGGAGCACGAAGGCATTCGCTACAGCACCGCCGATCAACAGGACAGCGCTTCGATTCCGCGGCGCCTGGTGGCGCGCTGCTGTGTGGAGGCTCTGGCCACGCCAGCCTCCATCGGCCAGATCATTGAAGTGACCAGTTCGGCAGAGCTGGCTCCAATCAGCCTCGCCAAGGCGCTGGAGGCGTTCCCGCAAGTCGCTTAG
- a CDS encoding DUF760 domain-containing protein — MFNPEFLTSDSEAISANSLIQYLQEQSPDVLQRVARSASSDIQDIIRHNVQGLLGVLPGEHFDVKITANRDHLAGLLASAMMTGYFLRQMEQRMELEATLFPEADADPGELKL, encoded by the coding sequence ATGTTTAACCCGGAGTTCCTGACGAGCGACAGCGAAGCAATCAGCGCCAATTCGTTGATTCAGTACCTGCAGGAACAGTCCCCGGATGTGCTGCAGCGCGTGGCTCGCTCCGCCAGCAGCGACATCCAAGACATCATTCGCCACAACGTGCAGGGCCTGTTGGGCGTTCTGCCGGGCGAGCACTTCGACGTGAAAATCACGGCCAACCGTGATCACCTGGCTGGCCTGCTGGCCTCCGCGATGATGACTGGCTACTTCCTGCGCCAGATGGAGCAGCGCATGGAACTGGAAGCCACCCTCTTCCCCGAGGCTGACGCCGACCCCGGTGAGCTGAAGCTCTGA
- a CDS encoding DUF4336 domain-containing protein, protein MSDQSWPWWPLLPLYPYGRRRTLVRELIPEQIWSFEQLQGVFYVAVPIRMTVARVPGGLMLYAPVAPTAEVRQALADLEQRYGPVLSIVLPTASGLEHKLPVPAMARAFPQAELWVTPGQWSFPLPLPLPWLGFPRRRTRVLGDDGYPHGEALRWESLGPIDLGLGRFQELACLHQASGALLLTDALVAINAVPPELFDLDPTPLLFHARDRGDQPLVDAPELRLKGWQRLALFASYLRPEALAVPSVAELLGQAWKPGCRNARSYFGLYPFHWARNSAEVFLELQPQPGQLRVAPVLERLVFPRTQALIVAWVRRLARLDGLRWVVPAHYDAPVACSSVQLLELAEQLEQRQWAPNEGNWAYLAGIDRTLLKLKVVPEQPQVG, encoded by the coding sequence GTGTCGGATCAGTCCTGGCCTTGGTGGCCGCTGCTGCCCCTGTATCCCTATGGGCGCCGGCGCACCTTGGTGCGTGAGCTGATTCCAGAACAGATCTGGAGTTTTGAGCAGCTCCAGGGCGTGTTTTATGTGGCGGTGCCGATCCGGATGACCGTGGCTCGGGTGCCGGGCGGCCTGATGCTGTATGCCCCGGTGGCTCCCACGGCCGAGGTGCGCCAGGCGCTTGCAGATCTTGAGCAGCGCTACGGCCCGGTGCTGAGCATCGTGCTGCCCACCGCGTCTGGCCTTGAGCACAAGCTGCCTGTTCCAGCGATGGCCCGGGCGTTCCCCCAGGCCGAGCTGTGGGTGACCCCCGGGCAATGGAGTTTCCCGCTGCCGCTCCCCCTGCCCTGGCTTGGTTTTCCGCGCCGCCGCACCCGGGTGCTGGGCGACGACGGTTACCCCCATGGAGAGGCCCTGCGCTGGGAGTCGCTTGGGCCGATTGATTTAGGCCTGGGGCGGTTTCAGGAATTGGCCTGCCTGCATCAAGCCAGCGGGGCTCTGCTGCTCACCGATGCCCTGGTGGCGATCAATGCGGTACCGCCTGAGCTCTTCGATCTCGATCCCACGCCGCTGCTGTTTCACGCCCGCGACCGCGGGGATCAGCCCCTGGTTGATGCGCCGGAGCTGCGTCTGAAGGGTTGGCAACGCCTGGCGTTGTTTGCGTCGTATCTACGCCCGGAAGCACTGGCTGTTCCCAGCGTTGCTGAACTGCTGGGCCAGGCTTGGAAGCCGGGCTGCCGTAATGCCCGCAGCTATTTCGGTCTCTATCCCTTCCACTGGGCCCGCAATTCAGCCGAGGTGTTTCTCGAGCTGCAACCCCAGCCCGGCCAGCTGCGGGTAGCGCCGGTGCTCGAGCGGCTGGTGTTTCCGCGCACCCAAGCTTTGATCGTGGCCTGGGTGCGGCGCCTGGCCCGCCTGGATGGCCTGCGCTGGGTTGTTCCAGCGCACTATGACGCGCCCGTTGCCTGTAGCTCAGTCCAGTTGCTGGAGCTGGCCGAACAGTTGGAGCAGCGCCAATGGGCTCCAAACGAGGGCAATTGGGCCTATCTGGCCGGAATCGATCGCACCCTCTTGAAGCTGAAGGTGGTGCCGGAGCAGCCCCAGGTGGGCTGA
- the lepB gene encoding signal peptidase I: MKSSSSSSDPSPGAGSALKGWRSVLLWLAVAVLLRWLVIEPRWIPSGSMLPTLQLQDRVLVEKLRPRLHQPLPNGTIVVFHAPPVLVEAGYDPQAALIKRVVGQPGDVVEVRDGALLRNGSAVDEPWRQQPIDYSFGPLTVPEGDLLVMGDNRNASLDSHIWGPLPRQEVIGTAVFRYWPLNRLGLIRFSDLNGLERDEELG, encoded by the coding sequence ATGAAGAGCAGTTCCTCCTCCAGCGATCCATCCCCTGGGGCGGGTTCAGCGCTGAAGGGCTGGCGCTCGGTGCTGCTGTGGTTAGCCGTGGCCGTGCTGCTGCGCTGGCTGGTGATCGAACCGCGCTGGATTCCTTCCGGCTCGATGCTGCCCACCCTGCAGTTGCAGGACAGGGTGTTGGTGGAAAAGCTCAGGCCGCGGCTGCATCAGCCCCTGCCCAACGGCACGATCGTGGTGTTCCATGCCCCTCCGGTGCTGGTGGAGGCGGGCTACGACCCCCAAGCGGCTCTGATCAAGCGGGTGGTGGGGCAACCAGGGGATGTGGTGGAAGTGCGGGATGGCGCCCTGCTCCGCAATGGCAGCGCTGTGGACGAGCCCTGGCGTCAGCAACCGATCGACTACAGCTTCGGGCCGCTGACCGTGCCCGAGGGTGACCTGCTGGTGATGGGCGACAACCGCAATGCCAGCCTCGACTCCCACATCTGGGGCCCGCTGCCACGCCAGGAGGTGATCGGCACGGCTGTGTTTCGCTACTGGCCGCTGAATCGTCTTGGTCTGATTCGGTTCTCCGACCTCAACGGTCTCGAACGAGACGAAGAGCTGGGGTAG
- a CDS encoding metal ABC transporter substrate-binding protein, translating to MGCSSSAPPSTNASADATRKPVVLTTFTVLADMARQVAGDRLEVRSITKPGAEIHGYEPTPSDLEAAQGANLIVENGLGLERWANRFVAASGQASTLTLSNGMEPLLIEGDVYAGKPNPHAWMSPKRAEHYVDRLVEGFSQLDPAGAPDFRARGLAYKQQLRALDAELRSALADVPPSQRLLVTCEGAFSYLARDYGLDEAYLWPVNAETQVTPRRLARLINTVKQRQVPAVFCESTVSDEAQREVARATGAKFGGTFYVDSLSGSGGPAPSLLALQRHNVNLIMQGLSRPLTPKPAP from the coding sequence GTGGGTTGTTCCAGCTCGGCTCCGCCTTCCACCAACGCCTCTGCGGATGCCACCCGCAAGCCTGTGGTGCTCACCACCTTCACGGTGCTGGCTGACATGGCCCGCCAGGTGGCCGGTGATCGTTTGGAGGTGCGCTCGATCACCAAGCCTGGTGCTGAGATCCATGGCTATGAGCCCACCCCCAGCGATCTCGAGGCTGCGCAGGGCGCCAATTTGATTGTGGAGAACGGTTTGGGCCTGGAGCGTTGGGCCAACCGCTTCGTGGCTGCCTCCGGACAGGCGTCAACCCTCACCCTCAGCAATGGGATGGAGCCGTTGTTGATCGAGGGGGATGTCTATGCGGGCAAACCCAACCCCCACGCCTGGATGTCGCCCAAGCGGGCTGAGCATTACGTGGATCGGCTGGTGGAGGGGTTCAGTCAGTTGGATCCAGCCGGTGCCCCAGACTTTCGAGCCCGTGGGCTGGCTTACAAGCAGCAGCTCAGAGCCCTCGATGCCGAGCTGCGATCGGCCTTGGCGGATGTGCCGCCCAGCCAGCGGCTGCTGGTCACCTGTGAAGGTGCCTTCAGCTACCTCGCCCGCGACTACGGCCTCGATGAGGCTTACCTCTGGCCGGTCAATGCCGAAACCCAGGTCACACCACGGCGATTGGCCCGCTTGATCAACACGGTGAAGCAGCGGCAGGTGCCGGCTGTGTTTTGCGAAAGCACCGTGAGCGATGAGGCGCAGCGGGAAGTGGCCCGGGCTACGGGAGCCAAATTCGGGGGTACCTTCTATGTGGATTCCCTCTCGGGAAGCGGCGGCCCAGCCCCCAGCCTCCTGGCCCTGCAACGCCACAACGTGAACCTGATCATGCAAGGTCTGAGCCGCCCGCTCACCCCGAAGCCAGCGCCATGA